A single genomic interval of Blastocatellia bacterium harbors:
- a CDS encoding sulfotransferase yields the protein MMVAENRKQPGLVADCGRDSLNIAFIVGVARSGTSILGELVAAHPEVKYIFESYVPWRIVGRGVNGSDRFTADQATPMVRSFIRWWFRWRKGDARIIVEKNPRNILRIPFLRAVFPEAKIIHIVRDGRDVACSLVPGLGGRWWAHERPPQWRDIFARYQGVIRCAHAWNEIVRTGLADLAGVPHLQVRYEDLVARPHDVARQIFDYLGLPLHPAVTEFCCNIQNSTEGSYQAKYQSVWFRRNHRQRVGRWRENLSEELQREVLQILEPTLRRLGYVV from the coding sequence ATGATGGTGGCAGAGAATCGAAAGCAGCCAGGGCTTGTCGCCGATTGTGGACGCGATTCGCTCAACATAGCTTTTATCGTTGGAGTTGCCCGATCAGGGACGAGCATCCTGGGCGAGTTGGTGGCTGCTCACCCGGAGGTGAAATATATTTTTGAGTCTTATGTCCCCTGGCGGATTGTTGGTCGGGGAGTGAATGGGTCGGATCGGTTTACGGCGGATCAGGCGACGCCAATGGTTCGCTCGTTCATTCGGTGGTGGTTTCGCTGGCGTAAGGGGGACGCTCGAATCATTGTCGAGAAGAATCCCCGCAACATTCTCCGGATTCCCTTCCTGCGGGCTGTCTTCCCGGAGGCTAAAATCATTCACATTGTGAGGGATGGGCGAGATGTTGCCTGTTCGCTCGTTCCAGGGCTTGGTGGGCGATGGTGGGCTCATGAGCGGCCCCCACAGTGGCGTGATATTTTCGCTCGATACCAGGGAGTTATCCGCTGCGCCCACGCCTGGAATGAAATTGTTCGCACGGGTCTGGCTGATCTCGCCGGTGTTCCCCATCTTCAGGTCCGTTATGAGGACTTGGTCGCCCGGCCCCACGACGTGGCGCGACAGATTTTCGACTATCTCGGTCTGCCCCTTCATCCTGCCGTTACGGAGTTCTGCTGCAATATTCAAAATTCAACCGAGGGCTCCTATCAGGCGAAATACCAGTCGGTTTGGTTCCGCCGTAATCACCGACAGCGTGTAGGGCGCTGGCGCGAAAATCTCAGCGAAGAGCTACAACGTGAAGTGCTGCAGATCCTGGAGCCAACGCTCCGGCGGCTAGGATACGTAGTCTGA
- a CDS encoding class I SAM-dependent methyltransferase, with amino-acid sequence MRRTTEVASKEYFEYLRASFLPEFCIRLGRRWFFRPLARVFRGRVLDIGCGIGHFLSVYAHALGLDVNPHCARYCREQGFKVIRGDASLLPFLNASFDGVLLSHILEHLEDPSVTLGEAVRVLKSGGILYIRVPTATGYLIDRTHKTYLTYPSLRDMLRRLDCSVLKHRYYPIPWKALGEVIVYNELRIIARKSDGRERADNVRGEGGVLPVEEPIIVDRARNK; translated from the coding sequence ATGCGGCGCACCACGGAGGTAGCCAGCAAAGAATACTTCGAGTATCTGCGGGCGTCGTTCTTGCCGGAGTTCTGCATTAGATTGGGACGCCGGTGGTTCTTTCGCCCCTTGGCGCGAGTTTTTCGAGGCCGGGTGCTTGACATCGGCTGCGGCATTGGACACTTCTTGAGCGTCTATGCCCATGCGCTTGGTCTTGATGTCAATCCTCACTGCGCACGGTACTGCCGGGAGCAAGGATTCAAGGTTATCAGGGGAGATGCGTCTTTGCTCCCCTTCCTAAATGCTTCATTCGATGGAGTCCTACTCTCGCATATTCTGGAGCATCTGGAGGATCCCAGTGTGACGCTCGGTGAGGCGGTGCGTGTTCTGAAAAGTGGTGGCATCCTCTACATCAGAGTCCCAACGGCAACGGGATACCTTATTGATCGAACACATAAGACCTATCTGACCTATCCATCCCTCCGCGACATGTTGCGCCGGTTAGATTGTTCGGTCCTCAAGCACCGGTACTACCCCATTCCCTGGAAAGCTCTGGGGGAAGTCATCGTCTACAACGAGCTGCGGATCATTGCCCGAAAGAGCGATGGGAGGGAACGTGCTGATAATGTGCGAGGAGAGGGAGGCGTTCTTCCCGTCGAGGAACCAATCATTGTAGATCGAGCGAGGAATAAATAG
- a CDS encoding glycosyltransferase family 2 protein — translation MMQTVLVLALWSAAVTWTLLLMVVLALRRFRHAPRPTDADPMEEPEDAPLVSILVPARNEEHRILRQSLASMLAQNYPAIEVIVVNDRSTDRTLEILREVAESDSRLRVIDGEEPPPGWRGKPFALQQALAHARGEWILSIDADILLDPETVRKALALARKYRCDALSLLPRMDYVSFWDHVIEPQALNLLRLGMLIGSVKARLRWACEGGATHAPAAHADHKKQGISFNPLFFLSAYVGDQAFTIGAFTLVRRRALDAIGGYAAIRSEVMDETILGIRLHQQGFRVFAVEGTHLIHTPARVAFSELWEAYSRVICPAVGRNPLVLMASVATAAILTLLPVGVLIATFLGMIPTDRDMAAVIGSAALGYLAMVAVGAILAEEDRQPGIYHLASFVGFAVFIAIALSSVWRRYKQRDVIWKGRPVFLQGMAEPGQIAQHERQG, via the coding sequence ATGATGCAAACCGTACTGGTCTTAGCTCTCTGGAGCGCAGCGGTAACCTGGACTCTCCTCCTCATGGTGGTTCTGGCTTTGCGTCGTTTTCGCCATGCTCCCCGCCCGACGGATGCTGATCCGATGGAAGAGCCCGAGGATGCGCCCCTTGTCTCAATCCTCGTTCCCGCGCGCAACGAGGAACATCGCATCCTGAGGCAGTCTCTCGCTTCGATGCTGGCACAGAATTACCCGGCCATCGAGGTCATCGTCGTCAACGATCGTTCGACCGACCGGACGCTGGAAATCTTGAGAGAGGTGGCCGAATCGGACTCCCGGTTGCGCGTCATTGATGGGGAAGAACCGCCCCCCGGATGGCGAGGGAAGCCCTTCGCGCTTCAGCAAGCGTTAGCTCATGCCCGAGGCGAGTGGATCCTCTCCATTGACGCCGATATTCTTCTCGATCCGGAGACGGTGCGGAAAGCGCTCGCACTGGCAAGGAAGTATCGCTGCGATGCTCTATCGCTTTTGCCCCGGATGGATTATGTCAGTTTCTGGGATCACGTCATTGAACCGCAAGCCCTGAACTTGCTTCGGCTGGGCATGCTCATTGGATCCGTCAAAGCCCGATTACGGTGGGCTTGCGAAGGGGGGGCGACTCACGCGCCTGCCGCGCACGCAGACCACAAGAAGCAGGGAATTTCCTTCAATCCACTCTTTTTCCTCAGCGCCTATGTAGGTGATCAAGCCTTCACCATCGGGGCCTTTACACTCGTGCGACGCCGTGCGCTCGATGCTATCGGTGGCTATGCTGCTATTCGCTCAGAGGTGATGGATGAAACGATTTTAGGCATCCGATTACACCAGCAAGGATTTCGCGTCTTCGCAGTTGAGGGGACGCATTTAATTCATACACCCGCGCGGGTGGCCTTTTCCGAACTATGGGAAGCCTACAGCCGAGTGATCTGTCCGGCTGTCGGTCGAAATCCGCTCGTGCTCATGGCGAGCGTGGCGACGGCTGCCATCCTGACGCTTCTTCCCGTGGGGGTCCTTATTGCGACGTTCCTCGGGATGATCCCAACCGACAGAGATATGGCTGCGGTCATTGGTTCTGCTGCCCTGGGCTATCTGGCAATGGTCGCCGTGGGAGCAATACTGGCTGAGGAGGATCGTCAACCGGGGATTTACCATCTGGCTTCGTTTGTCGGTTTCGCTGTCTTCATCGCTATTGCCCTATCGTCGGTGTGGAGGCGTTACAAGCAGCGGGACGTGATTTGGAAGGGCCGTCCGGTCTTTCTGCAAGGTATGGCAGAGCCGGGCCAGATTGCACAGCACGAGAGGCAGGGATGA
- a CDS encoding nucleotide disphospho-sugar-binding domain-containing protein, producing MAVRLKKRILVTPASNILAHAGRCVLLATELAQRGHEIILAGSPRYLQDPQVTADSFHYRPLPDFEASEGLTLLRTLHRRPGHRLLQEHIQAELDLIDQIAPDAVIIDFRLTMYLSAMIRGVPRISLLGGRWLPSRAAYPYRAFRTYPHYRLIKRLVGRAGTDWLVPQLLKVVLWYKMAPYRTLMKQLGLPVKTHLWDLLEGELNLVLDSERLAPLNELPAHFVRVGPLYWSPSGPLPEWFEDVASDRPLVYVTMGSTGHPALFPLLIALFADRAFNVILTTGGQVSIEEKDLPTNIRVARFLPGGAVMQRADVVICHGGAGSVYQAISAGRPVIAIATHFEQELLGQQIEAAGAGILLSLHEVLAEPTLVMQSVKHILDNRDHYTSCMKVLRDSHARYDPVRSAADAIESFLGVGSEELARVGVRLVGG from the coding sequence ATGGCCGTCAGGTTAAAGAAACGGATTCTCGTCACTCCGGCTTCCAACATCCTGGCCCATGCCGGCCGGTGTGTGCTGCTTGCCACCGAGTTAGCGCAGCGAGGCCACGAGATCATCCTCGCCGGGAGTCCGCGCTATTTGCAGGACCCACAGGTAACTGCTGATTCCTTCCATTACCGTCCGTTGCCGGACTTCGAGGCATCGGAAGGACTAACCCTCTTGCGAACTCTTCACCGTCGCCCAGGGCATCGCCTCCTCCAGGAGCACATTCAGGCGGAACTCGACCTCATTGACCAGATAGCACCCGATGCTGTGATCATTGACTTTCGCCTCACCATGTATCTGTCGGCGATGATTCGGGGAGTTCCGCGAATTTCACTCTTAGGAGGTCGCTGGCTCCCATCGCGTGCGGCTTATCCTTACCGAGCGTTTCGCACGTATCCTCATTACCGGCTGATCAAACGATTGGTGGGACGCGCCGGTACGGATTGGCTGGTCCCTCAGCTCCTGAAAGTGGTGCTCTGGTATAAGATGGCTCCTTATCGCACGCTGATGAAGCAGCTCGGGTTGCCAGTCAAGACGCATCTGTGGGACCTCCTTGAGGGGGAGCTTAACCTCGTTCTTGATAGCGAGCGTCTCGCTCCGTTGAACGAGCTTCCTGCTCACTTCGTGCGCGTCGGACCACTTTACTGGTCGCCGTCCGGGCCACTTCCGGAGTGGTTCGAGGACGTCGCATCGGATCGTCCTCTCGTTTACGTCACGATGGGAAGTACAGGACATCCGGCTTTGTTCCCGTTATTGATCGCACTCTTTGCGGATCGCGCTTTCAATGTCATTTTGACGACGGGCGGGCAGGTGAGCATCGAGGAAAAAGACCTGCCCACGAATATTCGGGTCGCGCGGTTTCTGCCGGGAGGAGCCGTCATGCAGCGGGCCGATGTCGTAATCTGCCACGGCGGGGCCGGGAGCGTCTACCAGGCCATTTCGGCAGGTAGGCCGGTTATCGCCATCGCTACGCATTTCGAGCAGGAGCTGCTCGGGCAACAAATTGAAGCCGCCGGAGCGGGAATCCTCCTCAGCTTGCACGAGGTCCTCGCCGAGCCGACTCTTGTCATGCAATCGGTGAAGCACATTCTCGACAACCGGGATCACTATACCAGTTGCATGAAGGTGTTGCGGGATAGTCACGCCCGCTATGATCCCGTTCGGTCCGCTGCCGATGCGATTGAATCATTTCTTGGAGTCGGGTCAGAGGAGTTGGCGCGAGTCGGAGTCCGCCTGGTCGGCGGGTGA
- a CDS encoding ketoacyl-ACP synthase III produces MIYRYANIPARIAATGSYLPERVITNSEILGLEESDGQIRRLLGAVERRAAAEEEACSDIIVKAARRILETARLSPEDIDRIIVSATPGDFHEPSTASVVQYKLQAHCPAVDIGMSCVGWVAGMDYALRCLATGDRRVLVLAGTIVSRGNPFRNPMHRAIFGDGAGGVLVEACDRGHILAGGLWTQGQYYDVINMPHATSIHPPRIPLEYKGSFFMGRREIMFEVLRNHLGLCIDGALREAGWTQDDLDVAFIHQPSKPLFEEAARASRVPREKIIHDYERYGNTISAELPISLDENVRKGRVKRGDKVLMVTFGAGFNAGVLVFEY; encoded by the coding sequence ATGATCTATCGGTACGCCAATATTCCCGCGAGAATTGCTGCGACAGGGTCCTATTTGCCCGAGCGTGTGATAACCAACTCCGAGATTCTGGGGTTGGAGGAATCAGACGGACAAATCCGTCGCCTGCTGGGAGCCGTGGAACGCCGAGCAGCCGCTGAAGAGGAAGCCTGTTCGGACATTATCGTAAAAGCAGCCCGCCGAATTCTCGAGACGGCCCGGTTATCCCCTGAAGACATTGACCGCATCATTGTCAGCGCCACCCCGGGAGATTTCCACGAACCCTCTACGGCCAGCGTGGTGCAGTATAAACTACAAGCCCATTGTCCGGCTGTGGACATCGGAATGTCTTGCGTGGGCTGGGTCGCGGGCATGGATTACGCTCTGCGCTGTCTGGCCACGGGCGACCGACGAGTCCTGGTGCTAGCGGGAACGATTGTGTCGAGAGGCAATCCCTTCCGCAATCCGATGCATCGCGCCATCTTCGGTGATGGAGCCGGTGGAGTACTTGTCGAAGCCTGTGACCGAGGCCACATCCTCGCGGGTGGGCTCTGGACGCAGGGGCAATACTACGATGTCATCAACATGCCCCATGCCACTTCCATCCACCCCCCGCGCATTCCTCTTGAGTACAAGGGCAGCTTTTTCATGGGGCGGCGGGAGATCATGTTTGAAGTCCTGCGAAATCATCTCGGTTTGTGCATTGACGGCGCTCTCCGCGAGGCGGGCTGGACGCAGGATGATCTGGACGTGGCCTTCATCCATCAACCCAGCAAGCCGTTGTTTGAAGAAGCAGCCCGAGCTTCCCGCGTTCCCCGCGAAAAGATCATTCACGACTATGAGCGCTACGGGAACACCATCTCGGCCGAGTTGCCCATCTCGCTTGACGAAAATGTTCGCAAGGGACGAGTCAAGCGTGGGGATAAAGTTCTCATGGTCACCTTCGGCGCGGGCTTCAATGCGGGCGTTCTGGTCTTCGAATACTAA
- a CDS encoding acetylxylan esterase, translating to MNRGRRKRAGVLLGLLIGGTAIALVPPPAPTVAQPAPRTVRPSDADIDAIWDLAAIKDATTLNTEVVAPPSHVTVNGVRLKVFQVMFDSYPDPEAPVRVHGFVALPVNAEPRSLPAVVFGHGAGGQADEQLTRTLAALLSAAVISFSGPGQGRSTGRPSTAENWLRTNPIQQSWLYQYAYSAMRAVTYLTTLTEVDPNRIAMTGVSAGGLMTWIANGVDDRLVAACPIMATGDWPRALASGSWFIHFPLGEARVAPDSPQALAFARYLDPLQYAHRQNAPVMLINGAQDEFFPIDTTRSTFEAVEAPDKRLEVIFDWDHGYFATTSILLGTYNNTHRALERMFGDLAAWFAAHWGTGKPLPPLPEVQMNQTQFGTTFVIPAETAPGASRALLIYSTDRAYTFRRIPMSRQRDGSFVVTLVGMLDWSTVVYFVEVQYPNSVFLTSVPVIPTGFVPRLRPYPQ from the coding sequence ATGAATCGAGGACGACGAAAGCGAGCCGGAGTCCTGCTGGGGCTTTTGATCGGCGGGACGGCGATTGCTCTCGTCCCACCCCCGGCACCCACCGTGGCCCAGCCGGCCCCGCGAACCGTCCGCCCTTCGGACGCGGACATTGATGCGATCTGGGACCTTGCGGCAATCAAGGACGCAACAACACTGAATACCGAAGTGGTGGCTCCTCCCTCCCATGTTACCGTCAACGGTGTCCGTCTGAAGGTCTTCCAGGTCATGTTCGATTCGTATCCTGATCCGGAAGCTCCGGTGCGCGTCCATGGCTTCGTTGCCCTTCCGGTCAACGCCGAGCCGCGTTCGCTCCCGGCGGTAGTATTTGGTCATGGCGCAGGAGGCCAGGCGGATGAACAATTGACGCGGACACTGGCTGCGCTTCTGTCGGCCGCTGTTATTTCCTTTAGCGGTCCAGGTCAAGGGCGCTCGACGGGTCGCCCCTCGACGGCGGAGAACTGGCTCCGCACCAATCCCATTCAGCAGAGCTGGCTCTACCAGTATGCCTACTCGGCCATGCGGGCGGTGACCTACTTAACCACGCTCACGGAGGTAGATCCGAATCGAATAGCGATGACGGGCGTGTCGGCCGGCGGACTAATGACCTGGATCGCCAATGGTGTGGATGATCGTCTGGTCGCTGCCTGCCCGATCATGGCGACGGGAGATTGGCCACGCGCGCTCGCTTCGGGATCCTGGTTCATTCACTTCCCTCTGGGAGAAGCTCGCGTCGCACCTGATAGCCCTCAGGCGCTGGCCTTCGCCCGTTACCTCGATCCCCTGCAATATGCCCACCGCCAGAATGCTCCCGTCATGCTCATCAACGGCGCACAGGATGAATTCTTCCCCATTGATACCACACGATCAACCTTCGAGGCTGTCGAAGCTCCTGACAAGCGGCTGGAGGTCATCTTCGATTGGGATCACGGCTACTTTGCCACGACGTCCATCTTGCTCGGTACTTATAACAACACCCATCGCGCCCTTGAACGCATGTTCGGAGATCTGGCAGCATGGTTCGCTGCCCACTGGGGAACTGGGAAACCCTTGCCGCCCCTGCCGGAAGTTCAAATGAACCAGACGCAATTCGGAACAACCTTCGTCATCCCTGCAGAGACAGCTCCCGGAGCATCCAGGGCGCTCTTGATATATTCGACCGATCGGGCCTACACCTTCCGCCGAATCCCCATGAGCCGTCAGCGCGACGGCTCCTTTGTGGTCACCCTCGTCGGCATGCTCGACTGGAGCACAGTTGTCTACTTCGTCGAAGTCCAGTACCCAAACTCCGTCTTTCTCACGTCCGTGCCGGTTATTCCCACGGGGTTCGTTCCTCGCCTCCGCCCTTATCCTCAGTAA
- a CDS encoding uracil-DNA glycosylase, with protein sequence MSWRKEAALRKPRRYGDWEYWAKPVPGFGDPQARLLIVGLAPAAHGANRTGRMFTGDRSGDWLYGALYEFGFASQPTSRHRDDGLRLRDCYITAVLRCAPPGNKPLPSELLQCRPFLLGELELLHRLRVVIALGGIAYEGVIKAFRERQQLIVSSRPETKEDVLSISSTPAPGLSGPSVPSTPVPGKKTNRPADMRLPRFAHGVEIALTPRITLLTSYHPSQQNTFTGKLTRPMFHAVFRRARELLDSE encoded by the coding sequence GTGTCATGGCGTAAGGAAGCAGCCCTTCGGAAGCCTCGAAGATACGGCGACTGGGAGTATTGGGCAAAGCCTGTTCCCGGCTTCGGCGATCCGCAGGCCCGTCTGCTCATCGTCGGGCTGGCACCGGCTGCCCACGGAGCCAATCGCACCGGGAGAATGTTTACCGGAGACCGTAGCGGCGACTGGCTCTATGGCGCATTGTACGAATTCGGCTTCGCCAGTCAGCCAACTTCTCGCCACCGAGATGATGGATTGCGCCTTCGTGACTGCTACATCACCGCCGTCCTGCGGTGCGCTCCACCCGGTAACAAACCTCTCCCATCGGAACTTCTTCAATGTCGTCCATTTCTCCTCGGCGAGCTTGAGCTTCTCCACCGGCTTCGGGTTGTGATTGCTCTTGGAGGCATCGCTTATGAGGGCGTGATCAAAGCCTTCCGCGAACGACAACAGCTCATCGTTTCGTCGCGTCCTGAAACCAAAGAGGATGTTCTCTCGATTTCTTCAACTCCCGCTCCAGGATTGAGCGGACCCTCCGTGCCGTCCACGCCCGTCCCCGGAAAAAAGACCAATCGCCCTGCCGACATGAGGCTTCCCCGTTTTGCACACGGAGTTGAAATTGCCCTCACCCCCCGCATCACGCTGCTCACCTCCTATCATCCCAGCCAGCAAAACACCTTCACGGGGAAGCTAACCCGGCCAATGTTCCATGCCGTTTTTCGCCGGGCGCGCGAACTGCTCGACAGCGAATAA
- a CDS encoding glycosyltransferase family 4 protein produces MKIALYNPGWHVMGGGEKYFATIAEILSADHQVDLIIARPFDFSLLGDRLGVGLSSAGRVEIQGNAVVEPGTPFQWLRNRARVQRLRREIRQVTSRYDLAFMLESDQPFALSARRNILHIQIPHRRWAPGEFLLAISERRYGEARRALARQVIFRRALRSFDFILYNSHFTAQVVDANWSPGIPSAVLHPPIDVPATGPRWEEKSNLILSVGRFFVGGHEKRHAVLIHAFRRFCERAPGHWELHLVGGAGSDPETTRMIAELRESARDLPVVFHINAPRAELIRLYRAAKMLWHASGFGVDESKHPDRVEHFGMAVAEAMAYGVIPLVVNRGGLREIVQHGLSGYVWETVDELVQQAHHLTRNETSAALSRAAYERSRHFSRARFAEKLQEILRSLSV; encoded by the coding sequence ATGAAGATCGCTCTTTACAATCCCGGCTGGCACGTCATGGGGGGAGGGGAGAAGTACTTTGCCACGATCGCGGAGATTCTCAGCGCGGATCATCAGGTGGATCTCATCATCGCTCGCCCCTTTGATTTTTCCCTGCTGGGAGATCGCCTGGGCGTTGGCTTGTCGAGCGCGGGGCGCGTCGAGATTCAGGGGAATGCCGTTGTGGAACCCGGAACTCCGTTCCAGTGGTTGAGGAATCGCGCCCGTGTCCAACGTCTGCGACGGGAAATTCGGCAGGTGACGTCGCGCTATGACCTCGCCTTCATGCTCGAATCCGATCAGCCGTTCGCTCTTTCGGCTCGACGAAACATTCTCCACATTCAAATCCCACATCGGCGATGGGCCCCCGGTGAGTTCCTGCTGGCGATTTCCGAACGGCGGTACGGGGAAGCCCGGCGGGCACTGGCGCGTCAGGTGATTTTTCGGCGGGCACTTCGCTCGTTCGATTTCATCCTCTATAACTCGCATTTCACGGCTCAGGTCGTGGACGCAAACTGGTCCCCCGGTATTCCCTCTGCTGTTCTCCACCCGCCGATTGATGTTCCCGCGACAGGCCCTCGATGGGAGGAGAAAAGCAATCTCATTCTGAGCGTTGGACGATTCTTCGTCGGCGGTCACGAGAAACGACACGCCGTTCTGATTCATGCATTTCGACGGTTTTGTGAGCGCGCGCCGGGTCATTGGGAACTTCATCTTGTCGGGGGGGCCGGGAGTGACCCGGAAACGACACGTATGATCGCCGAATTGAGGGAGAGTGCTCGGGATCTTCCCGTCGTGTTTCACATCAACGCGCCACGAGCTGAACTCATTCGTTTATACCGGGCCGCGAAAATGCTCTGGCACGCAAGCGGCTTCGGAGTGGATGAATCGAAACATCCCGACCGGGTGGAGCATTTCGGAATGGCAGTGGCCGAAGCGATGGCTTATGGTGTGATTCCGCTCGTCGTGAATCGCGGGGGACTTCGCGAGATCGTGCAGCACGGCCTGAGTGGGTATGTTTGGGAGACGGTTGATGAGTTAGTCCAGCAAGCCCATCATCTCACTCGGAATGAAACATCTGCTGCTCTCAGCCGCGCGGCCTATGAGCGCAGCCGCCATTTTTCCCGTGCGCGGTTTGCCGAAAAACTGCAAGAGATCCTGCGGTCTTTGTCGGTTTGA
- a CDS encoding radical SAM protein, producing MTTWKTQLERVSQRLRERILAPTPYDIHYVNFAVTFLCNSRCRMCDIWEIYRGRGAAARTELSLAEIERVFTSPLFGRLRSVSLTGGEVFLRRDFAEIVGFFLGQFPRATITIPTGSINPELNAQTLRRIMRDYRPEKGRIFLSVSLDGIGATHDHQRGIRVFDKAMRVIEDALSLDGLRVGVSFTITRDNWRDLLGVYRFAREKGIEFSAQFVHSSETYYAMTHSPTGWRREDLQMIEHALKQITADMMARMSLRQRVTDVRAYYFHRMVDYQSHPRRIFTCYSGTHSFYLDPYGNVYPCITLNKKLGNVRERRFEDIWLSSEAQAIRQQIAARRCECWTPCEALPSLGRSPKPLLFNLTRR from the coding sequence TTATGTCAATTTCGCCGTCACCTTCCTCTGTAATTCACGCTGCCGCATGTGCGACATCTGGGAGATTTATCGCGGCAGGGGAGCGGCAGCTCGAACAGAACTGAGCCTGGCGGAAATCGAAAGGGTTTTCACTTCTCCCCTGTTCGGTCGGCTTCGGTCAGTCTCGCTCACGGGCGGAGAGGTATTCCTTCGTCGGGATTTCGCGGAGATCGTCGGGTTTTTCCTGGGTCAGTTTCCCCGGGCAACGATCACGATCCCGACGGGTTCGATCAATCCTGAATTGAACGCTCAGACGCTGCGGCGGATCATGCGTGACTATCGTCCGGAAAAGGGACGTATCTTTCTGTCAGTCTCTCTCGATGGCATCGGTGCGACCCACGACCATCAGCGAGGCATCCGGGTCTTCGACAAAGCGATGCGCGTGATCGAGGATGCACTGTCTCTGGACGGGCTTCGGGTGGGAGTGAGCTTCACCATCACGCGCGATAACTGGCGGGACCTGCTCGGTGTTTATCGCTTCGCCCGGGAGAAGGGGATCGAATTCAGCGCCCAGTTTGTGCACAGCAGCGAGACCTACTATGCCATGACACACTCTCCAACGGGGTGGAGGCGCGAGGATTTGCAGATGATCGAGCACGCTCTCAAACAGATCACGGCCGACATGATGGCTCGGATGTCGCTCCGTCAGAGGGTGACCGATGTGCGCGCCTACTATTTCCATCGTATGGTGGATTACCAGTCGCATCCCCGACGGATTTTCACCTGTTATTCAGGAACGCACTCGTTCTATCTCGATCCTTACGGGAACGTCTATCCGTGCATCACGCTCAATAAGAAACTGGGCAACGTACGGGAACGCCGATTTGAAGATATCTGGCTGAGTTCCGAGGCGCAGGCGATTCGTCAGCAGATCGCCGCCCGGCGGTGCGAGTGCTGGACGCCGTGCGAAGCGTTACCGAGCCTCGGGCGGAGTCCCAAGCCGCTGCTTTTTAATCTCACGCGCCGGTGA